The following are from one region of the Oncorhynchus tshawytscha isolate Ot180627B linkage group LG24, Otsh_v2.0, whole genome shotgun sequence genome:
- the cops3 gene encoding COP9 signalosome complex subunit 3, giving the protein MASALEQFVNNVRQLSAQGQMTQLCELINKSGELLAKNLSHLDTVLGALDIQEHSLGVLAVLFVKFSMPNIPDFETLFSQVQLFISTCNGEHIRYATDTFASLCHQLTNALVERKQPLRGVGILKQAIDKMQMNTNQLTSVHADLCQLCLLAKCFKPVLPFLELDMMDICKENGAYDAKHFLCYYYYGGMIYTGLKNFERALYFYEQAITTPAMAVSHIMLEAYKKYILVSLILHGKVQQLPKYTSQIVGRFIKPLSNAYHELAQVYATNNPAELRTQVNKHSETFTRDNNTGLVKQCLSSLYKKNIQRLTKTFLTLSLQDMASRVQLSGPQEAEKYVLHMIEDGEIYASINQKDGMVCFHDNPEKYNNPAMLHKIDQEMLKCIELDEKLKSMDQEITVNPQFVQKSMGTQEDDVGSKTSSYS; this is encoded by the exons ATGGCTTCAGCCTTGGAGCAGTTCGTGAACAATGTGCGGCAGCTCTCTGCTCAAG GTCAGATGACACAGCTGTGTGAACTGATCAACAAGAGCGGGGAGCTGTTGGCCAAGAACCTGTCCCACCTGGACACTGTACTGGGGGCCTTGGACATCCAGGAGCACTCCTTGGGCGTGCTGGCTGTGCT GTTTGTGAAGTTCTCCATGCCAAACATCCCTGACTTTGAGACGCTCTTTTCCCAAGTCCAGCTCTTCATCAGTACCTGCAATGGGGAGCACATCAGATATGCAACAGACACTT TTGCCAGCCTCTGCCATCAGTTGACAAACGCCCTTGTAGAACGGAAACAG CCATTGAGAGGCGTCGGCATTCTAAAACAGGCAATAGACAAAATGCAGATGAACACAAACCAACTTACCTCAGTTCATGCAGACCTGTGTCAG CTGTGCTTGTTAGCAAAGTGCTTCAAGCCTGTCCTCCCATTTCTTGAGCTTGACATGATGGACATCTGTAAGGAGAATGGCGCCTACGACGCAAAGCACTTTCTATGTTACTACTATTACGGAGGCATGATCTACACGGGTCTGAAGAACTTTGAAAGAGCACTGTATTTTTATGAACAG GCAATAACCACTCCAGCTATGGCAGTCAGTCACATCATGTTGGAGGCCTATAAGAAGTACATCCTGGTCTCCTTGATTCTACACGGCAAAGTGCAGCAGCTCCCCAAATACACATCACAGATAGTTGGGAGGTTCATAAAG CCTCTCAGCAATGCCTACCATGAGCTTGCTCAGGTGTATGCCACCAACAACCCAGCAGAACTGCGCACCCAGGTGAACAAACACAGCGAGACCTTCACACGCGACAACAATACAGGCCTTGTCAAGCAGTGCCTGTCATCCCTCTACAAGAAGAATATACAGAGGCTAACAAAG ACTTTCTTGACGCTGTCCTTGCAAGACATGGCAAGTCGAGTGCAGCTGTCAGGGCCCCAGGAGGCGGAGAAGTATGTCTTGCACATG ATTGAAGATGGCGAGATCTATGCCAGTATCAACCAAAAGGATGGCATGGTCTGTTTCCATGACAACCCGGAGAAATACAACAACCCCGCAATGCTTCACAAAATTGACCAAGAG ATGCTGAAGTGTATAGAGCTGGATGAGAAACTAAAGTCCATGGATCAAGAAATCACAGTAAACCCGCAGTTTGTGCAGAAG AGTATGGGAACGCAGGAGGATGATGTAGGCAGCAAAACGTCAAGTTACTCCTGA